In one window of Polynucleobacter sp. AM-7D1 DNA:
- a CDS encoding malonyl-CoA decarboxylase, with protein MLEKLTKARNLSKANNAIKRLISERGESNALSMADDVVNNYRKLAKDQHVSFFTFLFEKLNPAADAVLKAAQNFVADSSARNYIQLQKVSESPRQEFFRRLNRASHGTAAVVQMRRDLLQLLDKKPELAAVDFDMRHLLSSWFNPGFLKMHRVDWKSPAEVLEKLIQHEAVHAIDGWDDLRRRLQPDRRCFAFFHPQLPSEPLIFVEVALLPEIPTVITPLVDKKAETVDQASQYKVAVFYSISNCEPGLRGVSMGNFLIKRVAEQLHAEFPGIKTFVTLSPIPGFMDWVAAGAHLGEGVPGERLKPNLKLARDAALAVLKLESQSWSERLAGGWHPDLAPEEEKAALLSLASMYLGLASTGRDGNPVAKFHLGNGAKLHLVNWAGDLSRKGLRQSAGLMVNYLYDLGSVEDNHERFANGEIVYSRAVGRLMAP; from the coding sequence ATGCTGGAGAAGTTAACTAAAGCGCGCAATTTATCCAAGGCAAATAACGCCATCAAGCGTTTGATATCGGAGCGAGGCGAATCTAACGCCCTCAGCATGGCTGATGATGTAGTTAACAACTATCGCAAATTAGCAAAAGATCAGCATGTCTCATTTTTTACTTTTCTGTTTGAGAAGCTCAATCCCGCAGCGGATGCGGTACTCAAGGCGGCGCAAAATTTTGTTGCTGATTCCAGTGCACGTAATTACATCCAACTCCAAAAGGTTTCAGAGTCTCCTCGCCAAGAATTCTTTAGACGCCTCAATCGTGCCAGCCACGGAACAGCGGCAGTGGTTCAGATGCGCCGAGATCTATTGCAGTTGTTAGATAAAAAACCAGAGTTGGCTGCGGTGGATTTCGATATGCGCCATTTGTTGTCATCTTGGTTTAACCCAGGCTTTCTAAAAATGCACCGGGTGGACTGGAAATCTCCAGCAGAGGTCCTTGAGAAGTTAATTCAACATGAAGCAGTTCATGCTATCGATGGTTGGGATGACTTGCGTCGTCGGCTTCAGCCAGATCGTCGCTGCTTTGCCTTCTTTCACCCGCAGTTGCCAAGCGAGCCCTTGATCTTTGTGGAAGTGGCGCTTTTGCCCGAGATCCCAACGGTGATCACACCATTAGTTGATAAAAAAGCAGAGACAGTCGATCAGGCATCTCAATATAAGGTCGCTGTTTTTTATTCCATCAGTAACTGCGAGCCTGGTCTACGTGGCGTATCCATGGGGAACTTCCTGATTAAGCGGGTGGCAGAGCAATTACATGCTGAATTCCCTGGAATCAAAACTTTTGTAACCTTATCACCCATTCCAGGATTTATGGATTGGGTCGCCGCCGGCGCTCATTTGGGTGAGGGCGTTCCAGGTGAGAGATTGAAGCCAAACCTCAAGTTAGCGCGCGATGCTGCACTAGCAGTCTTAAAGCTCGAGAGCCAGTCTTGGAGCGAGCGATTGGCGGGTGGTTGGCACCCAGATCTCGCCCCAGAGGAAGAGAAGGCTGCTTTATTAAGCTTGGCAAGTATGTATTTGGGGCTTGCCTCTACTGGGCGCGATGGCAATCCGGTGGCCAAATTTCATTTGGGTAATGGTGCAAAGTTGCATTTAGTGAATTGGGCAGGGGATTTATCGCGCAAAGGATTGCGCCAATCTGCTGGACTAATGGTGAACTACCTATATGACTTAGGAAGCGTAGAGGACAACCATGAGCGCTTTGCTAATGGAGAAATTGTCTACTCCAGGGCCGTAGGCCGCTTAATGGCGCCCTAG
- a CDS encoding tripartite tricarboxylate transporter substrate binding protein, which translates to MFNQKTKASLFSISTLKKSLFLLCAAPLAVMAQEWPAKPVTFLNPFPAGGGTDAFARPLAAQLTEQLGKQFVIDNRGGAGGTVGASLAAKAAPDGYTWFIGATHHTIAPSMYKNLDYDIEKSFIPVAMLANVPQVLVVNPQRVSARNAKEFIELMKKNPGKYNFASAGSGTVHHLAGELFKIQTGTFITHIPYRGAGPAMNDLLAGQIDLEFDGLATSAPQINAGKLVAIAVASSKRSTAIPSVPTFKEAGLPDYEVSTWYSMFAPAGTPKPIVDKMIVEVQKALNSPKLKSIWEKNGSDTPNLYGEAFGKQVRADVARWSAVVKKSGAQLD; encoded by the coding sequence ATGTTTAATCAAAAAACCAAAGCGTCGCTTTTTTCTATAAGCACGTTAAAGAAATCACTATTTCTACTTTGCGCAGCACCGCTAGCAGTAATGGCACAAGAATGGCCAGCTAAGCCAGTTACCTTTTTAAACCCATTCCCTGCGGGTGGTGGAACTGATGCGTTCGCCAGACCTTTGGCAGCGCAACTAACCGAGCAGTTGGGCAAGCAATTCGTGATCGATAACCGTGGTGGCGCAGGCGGCACTGTTGGTGCTTCGCTCGCTGCAAAGGCTGCACCCGATGGCTACACTTGGTTCATTGGTGCAACTCACCACACTATCGCGCCATCAATGTACAAAAATCTTGATTACGATATTGAAAAGAGCTTCATTCCAGTAGCTATGTTGGCAAACGTTCCTCAGGTTTTGGTGGTCAATCCACAACGCGTGAGTGCACGTAATGCTAAAGAGTTCATTGAGCTCATGAAGAAGAATCCTGGTAAGTACAACTTTGCTAGCGCGGGTAGTGGCACTGTTCACCACTTAGCTGGTGAGCTGTTTAAGATTCAGACAGGCACCTTTATCACTCACATCCCATACCGTGGAGCTGGTCCAGCAATGAATGACTTATTGGCTGGTCAGATTGATCTAGAGTTTGATGGTCTAGCGACTTCTGCTCCACAGATTAACGCTGGAAAGTTGGTAGCAATTGCTGTGGCGTCTAGTAAGCGTTCAACCGCGATTCCAAGCGTGCCAACTTTTAAAGAAGCAGGTTTGCCAGACTATGAGGTATCTACTTGGTATTCCATGTTTGCTCCAGCGGGTACTCCAAAGCCAATCGTTGACAAGATGATTGTTGAAGTACAGAAGGCTCTAAATTCTCCGAAACTCAAATCAATTTGGGAGAAAAATGGCTCTGATACTCCAAATTTATACGGTGAAGCTTTTGGTAAGCAAGTGCGTGCTGACGTTGCCCGTTGGTCTGCGGTGGTTAAGAAGTCTGGTGCGCAACTCGATTAA
- a CDS encoding malonyl-CoA synthase, whose amino-acid sequence MNLYSLLEKGFPKDKQACALETHDGLYYSWSDLERATAKMANFLKSLKLPAGSRVAVQVEKSPEALFLYLATIKAGYVYLPLNTAYQAAEIQYFIENAEPAVVVCSSKNFSWVSKVAFKAGTQHVFTLDEDRKGTLLDRAASQSDKFKTVAVKDDDLAAILYTSGTTGRSKGAMLTHKNLGSNAQVLQKFWGWKKGDVLLHALPIFHVHGLFVAAHGALINGSKMIWLPRLDTAQLIHHMPNSTVMMGVPTFYVRLLADENFNKSVTRNMRLFVSGSAPLLTETFNTFKEVIGQPILERYGMSETVMLVSNPYIGNRVGGSVGLPLPGVKVRVVNENNQACGIDEIGSIQVKGPNIFKGYWRMPEKTAEEFTKDGWFKTGDVGRWGGDANGGKAPKDYLCIVGRSKDLIISGGYNVYPKEIESFIDDMDGVDESAVIGIPHPDFGEAVMAVVVPKAGAKLDAQAMIAALKTQIANFKIPKRLEIVSDLPRNAMGKVQKNILRQQYTS is encoded by the coding sequence ATGAATTTATATTCTTTATTGGAAAAAGGTTTTCCAAAAGATAAGCAAGCTTGTGCATTGGAAACGCATGATGGTCTTTATTACTCCTGGAGTGATTTAGAGCGTGCCACTGCCAAGATGGCAAATTTTCTGAAGAGTCTCAAACTACCAGCTGGATCGAGGGTTGCTGTACAGGTGGAGAAATCTCCTGAAGCTCTCTTTCTGTACTTGGCTACTATTAAAGCGGGTTATGTTTATTTACCCCTGAACACGGCATATCAAGCTGCAGAAATTCAATACTTTATTGAAAATGCAGAGCCTGCAGTCGTAGTTTGCAGTAGTAAGAATTTCTCTTGGGTATCGAAGGTTGCCTTTAAGGCAGGCACTCAGCACGTGTTTACTTTGGATGAGGATCGTAAAGGCACTCTGCTTGATCGTGCTGCTAGCCAAAGCGATAAGTTCAAAACCGTTGCTGTCAAAGATGATGATTTAGCTGCCATCTTGTATACCTCCGGTACAACCGGTCGCAGTAAAGGTGCGATGCTGACCCACAAGAACTTGGGTAGTAATGCACAGGTGCTGCAGAAGTTTTGGGGCTGGAAAAAAGGCGATGTTCTATTGCATGCTTTGCCAATCTTTCATGTCCACGGTTTGTTTGTAGCTGCTCATGGTGCATTAATTAACGGTAGCAAAATGATTTGGTTGCCGCGTTTAGATACTGCGCAACTAATTCATCACATGCCCAATTCCACTGTAATGATGGGTGTTCCAACGTTCTATGTACGCTTGCTTGCAGATGAAAACTTTAATAAGAGCGTCACGCGCAATATGCGCTTATTTGTTTCTGGTTCAGCTCCTTTGCTCACGGAAACGTTTAATACTTTTAAAGAGGTGATTGGTCAACCGATTCTTGAGCGCTACGGTATGAGCGAAACCGTGATGTTGGTTTCCAATCCATATATTGGTAATCGCGTAGGTGGTTCGGTTGGATTGCCTTTGCCAGGCGTGAAGGTGCGCGTGGTTAATGAAAACAATCAAGCTTGCGGTATTGATGAAATCGGTAGTATCCAGGTTAAAGGCCCAAATATATTCAAGGGCTACTGGCGCATGCCAGAAAAAACTGCAGAAGAATTTACCAAAGACGGCTGGTTTAAAACCGGTGACGTTGGACGTTGGGGTGGCGATGCCAATGGTGGTAAAGCACCCAAGGATTACCTCTGTATTGTTGGACGTAGCAAGGACTTAATTATTTCTGGTGGCTATAACGTTTATCCAAAAGAAATCGAAAGTTTTATCGATGACATGGATGGCGTAGATGAGAGTGCTGTGATTGGTATTCCGCATCCAGATTTTGGTGAAGCGGTAATGGCAGTGGTCGTACCCAAAGCAGGTGCCAAGCTAGATGCACAAGCCATGATCGCCGCACTCAAAACGCAGATTGCAAATTTCAAGATTCCAAAGCGTTTAGAGATTGTTTCAGACTTGCCTCGCAATGCAATGGGCAAAGTCCAGAAGAATATTCTGCGTCAGCAATATACCAGCTAA
- a CDS encoding sulfite exporter TauE/SafE family protein, whose protein sequence is MSIADILMLMLCGSISGFLAGLLGIGGGMILVPFMIVVFNHLGFGQNVIVHMAIATGMATILFTTTSAIWAHHKHNSIDWKLVAGLSPGLVIGSLVGGSEIFEAIDTSWLSLFFAIFIVYTSIQMIINKKPTAGRELPGPLGLFSFGAFTGVIASLVGAGGAFITVPFMLWCNVKPHTAMASSSGLGFPIAAAATIGYMYGSWGNPNLPAGSLGFVYIPAVLCIVAVSIFTAPLGAKMARKLNVAQLKRIFGVMLFMLAAFMFNESRKAFGF, encoded by the coding sequence ATGTCGATAGCCGATATCCTCATGCTGATGTTGTGCGGCAGCATATCCGGCTTTCTTGCTGGGCTTCTTGGCATTGGTGGCGGAATGATTTTGGTTCCCTTCATGATCGTAGTCTTCAATCATTTAGGGTTTGGTCAAAATGTCATTGTGCATATGGCAATTGCTACTGGAATGGCAACCATTCTTTTTACAACCACCTCAGCCATTTGGGCTCACCACAAACACAACTCTATTGACTGGAAACTAGTGGCAGGACTGAGCCCTGGACTGGTTATTGGCAGCCTTGTTGGCGGTAGTGAAATCTTTGAGGCAATTGACACCTCTTGGCTATCTCTATTTTTCGCCATTTTTATTGTGTATACCTCGATCCAAATGATTATTAATAAAAAACCTACGGCTGGGCGAGAATTGCCAGGCCCCCTCGGTCTTTTTTCATTTGGGGCATTTACAGGTGTGATTGCCAGCCTTGTTGGCGCAGGTGGAGCTTTTATCACCGTGCCATTTATGCTTTGGTGCAATGTAAAACCACATACTGCGATGGCAAGTTCTTCAGGCTTAGGATTTCCGATTGCGGCTGCAGCAACGATTGGCTACATGTACGGTAGTTGGGGCAACCCCAACCTCCCTGCAGGCTCACTTGGATTTGTTTATATTCCCGCAGTGCTTTGCATTGTGGCGGTTAGTATATTCACCGCCCCGCTGGGAGCCAAGATGGCTAGAAAGCTCAATGTAGCTCAACTCAAACGCATCTTTGGTGTAATGCTCTTTATGCTCGCAGCTTTCATGTTTAATGAAAGCCGCAAGGCATTTGGTTTCTAA